One region of Bradyrhizobium diazoefficiens genomic DNA includes:
- a CDS encoding GrlR family regulatory protein, which produces MKNGLYSIHVSLLDGRAGKGSGVILFRDGKILGGDAYLYYTGSYVVKDDHTFKGEVLVQRHTSPRGDDNPLFGGPAPVGIGVSGTYTDTRAEMTGTALVGKASLIFGATLHKLAEAD; this is translated from the coding sequence ATGAAGAACGGCCTCTATTCGATTCACGTGAGCCTGCTCGATGGTCGAGCCGGCAAGGGCAGCGGCGTGATTCTTTTCCGCGATGGCAAGATTCTTGGCGGCGACGCCTACCTCTATTACACCGGCAGCTACGTGGTGAAGGACGACCACACCTTCAAGGGCGAGGTGCTGGTGCAACGGCACACTTCGCCGCGGGGCGATGACAATCCGCTGTTCGGCGGCCCTGCCCCGGTCGGCATCGGCGTCAGCGGGACCTATACCGACACTCGCGCGGAGATGACGGGAACGGCGCTGGTCGGTAAGGCCAGCTTGATCTTCGGCGCCACCCTGCACAAGCTCGCCGAGGCGGATTAG
- a CDS encoding PAS domain S-box protein, with amino-acid sequence MPVETPPNPPLKRSFSLSIGQMTFGSFILVLAVIIVTSTASVIAIRHIDATFAELQRLQSVGDLAEDIDRRMNDLRLAARDFVTDPGAGIQFKQVGEAASTLSDILKKTRIDLAPEQQDMIDGVSERLATYRSGLERISTLIDRRAQLLAGLPPLRDQFDAAVSESGDRDLAARLSEAQSRIALGLLARNPSAAEQAAQSMRTMEIADSRLKSAVNNYADAIVAVAVRERQIADIDREVLGTEGRLIGRVTELLRDVSDRRGHVLSRDFARTLAEARWQSIVLGSIGVLIGILAAGFVVRRTVRPLAQIARSIRALAAGEKNTSIPSAELDNEIGDIARAAEVFRRALEEADTAREAAVRALTEQRLAEESYRKLFEGSVDGIYVTTPSGDLLNANPALARMMGYDSPQHLIDSINDIAHTIYVHPEAREEYQRLMHRDGMVREFEYQVRQRSGDVLWLSDSATGVRDEQGRIVRYEGTLRDITDQKRAEDAIAEGRRLLQQVIDTVPAVINVKNRDLRYVLMNRYMAGIFGIEPGDALGRTTADLMSRYGAAKTDEHDKRVVALRKGLGFYEEEYKDAAGNMRQWLVNKLPLLDAEGEIERIVTVALDIGERKRGEQEMRKAKDAAETALRNLRETQASLIEAEKLAALGRLVAGVAHEVNNPVGISLTVASALERKTAIFSAEVERGELRRSTLNDYLNTSRDASSQLVSNLNRAAELIQSFKQVAADRNYSDQRSFDLADLTEQVVMSLRPGLRKQNLTLNVECQPNLTMNSYPGPYGQVLTNLFLNAVAHAFPDGRPGTIDIQVRESGKDNVEIIVADNGCGMSLDVRRRAFDPFFTTRRDQGGTGLGLHIVYSIVTNRLGGRLDLDSEPGEGTRIQMILPRTAPLEQAAE; translated from the coding sequence ATGCCTGTCGAAACGCCACCGAATCCGCCGCTGAAGCGATCGTTTTCGCTGTCGATCGGCCAGATGACGTTCGGCAGCTTCATCCTGGTGCTGGCGGTGATTATCGTCACCTCGACCGCCAGCGTGATCGCAATCCGGCATATCGACGCCACCTTCGCCGAACTTCAGCGGCTGCAAAGCGTCGGCGACCTCGCGGAAGATATCGACCGCCGCATGAACGACCTGCGGCTCGCTGCGCGTGACTTCGTCACCGATCCCGGGGCCGGCATCCAGTTCAAGCAAGTCGGCGAGGCCGCCTCGACCCTGAGCGACATCCTCAAGAAGACCCGTATCGATCTTGCCCCCGAGCAGCAGGACATGATCGATGGCGTCTCCGAGCGACTTGCGACTTACCGCAGCGGGCTGGAGCGGATCTCGACCCTGATCGATCGCCGCGCGCAATTGCTCGCCGGGCTGCCGCCGCTGCGGGACCAGTTCGACGCGGCAGTCTCCGAAAGCGGGGATCGCGATCTCGCCGCGCGCCTGTCGGAGGCCCAGAGCCGGATCGCGCTTGGATTGCTCGCGCGCAACCCGTCCGCTGCGGAGCAGGCCGCGCAGAGCATGCGGACGATGGAGATCGCAGATAGCCGGTTGAAGTCGGCTGTGAACAATTACGCCGATGCCATCGTGGCAGTCGCGGTCCGCGAACGGCAGATCGCCGATATCGATCGCGAGGTGCTGGGAACCGAGGGCAGGCTGATCGGCCGCGTCACAGAATTGCTCCGTGACGTCAGCGACCGCCGAGGCCATGTGCTGTCGCGCGACTTCGCCCGGACGCTCGCGGAGGCGCGATGGCAGAGTATCGTGCTCGGCAGCATCGGCGTGCTGATCGGTATCCTCGCCGCCGGGTTCGTGGTGCGACGGACGGTGCGCCCACTGGCCCAGATCGCGCGCTCCATTCGTGCCCTTGCGGCGGGCGAGAAGAATACGTCGATCCCGTCGGCCGAACTCGACAACGAGATCGGCGACATTGCGCGCGCCGCAGAGGTGTTCCGCCGCGCGCTGGAGGAGGCCGACACGGCGCGCGAGGCGGCCGTGCGCGCGCTCACGGAGCAGCGGCTGGCCGAAGAGAGCTATCGCAAGCTGTTCGAGGGTTCTGTCGACGGCATCTACGTGACGACGCCGTCCGGCGATCTCCTCAACGCCAATCCGGCGCTGGCGCGGATGATGGGCTATGACAGCCCGCAGCATTTGATCGACAGCATCAACGACATCGCCCACACCATCTACGTCCATCCCGAGGCGCGTGAGGAGTACCAGCGGCTGATGCACCGCGACGGCATGGTACGCGAGTTCGAGTATCAGGTGCGCCAGCGCAGCGGCGACGTCCTCTGGCTCTCCGACAGCGCGACCGGCGTGCGGGACGAGCAGGGCAGGATCGTCCGCTACGAGGGCACGTTGCGCGACATCACCGACCAGAAGCGGGCGGAAGACGCGATTGCCGAAGGCCGGCGCCTGCTCCAGCAGGTCATCGACACCGTGCCGGCGGTGATCAACGTCAAGAATCGCGACCTGCGCTATGTGCTGATGAACCGCTACATGGCTGGCATTTTCGGGATCGAGCCCGGCGACGCGCTCGGCCGCACCACCGCCGACCTGATGTCGCGCTACGGCGCAGCCAAGACCGATGAGCACGACAAGCGCGTGGTGGCGTTGCGCAAGGGGCTCGGCTTCTACGAGGAGGAGTACAAGGATGCCGCTGGCAACATGCGGCAATGGCTCGTCAACAAGCTGCCGCTGCTCGATGCCGAGGGCGAGATCGAGCGGATCGTCACCGTGGCGCTTGACATCGGCGAGCGCAAGCGCGGCGAGCAGGAGATGCGGAAAGCCAAGGACGCCGCCGAGACGGCGCTGCGCAATCTGCGCGAGACCCAGGCCTCGCTGATCGAGGCGGAGAAGCTCGCCGCACTCGGACGCCTGGTCGCCGGTGTCGCGCACGAGGTCAACAATCCTGTCGGCATCAGCCTCACGGTCGCATCCGCGCTGGAGCGCAAGACGGCGATATTCAGCGCCGAGGTTGAGCGCGGCGAGCTTCGCCGCTCGACTCTCAACGACTACCTCAACACCAGCCGCGACGCGTCCTCGCAGCTTGTCTCGAACCTCAATCGCGCCGCCGAGCTGATCCAGTCGTTCAAGCAGGTCGCGGCCGACCGCAACTATTCGGACCAGCGCAGCTTCGACCTCGCCGATCTCACCGAGCAGGTGGTGATGAGCCTGCGCCCCGGCTTGCGCAAGCAGAACCTGACGCTCAACGTCGAGTGCCAACCTAATCTCACCATGAACAGTTACCCCGGCCCGTACGGCCAGGTGCTGACGAACCTCTTCCTCAACGCGGTGGCGCACGCCTTCCCGGACGGACGTCCGGGGACCATCGACATCCAGGTGCGCGAGTCCGGCAAGGACAATGTCGAGATCATCGTCGCCGACAATGGCTGCGGCATGAGCCTTGACGTGCGCCGCCGCGCGTTTGATCCGTTCTTCACGACTCGGCGCGACCAGGGCGGCACTGGCCTCGGGCTGCACATCGTCTACAGCATCGTCACCAACCGGCTCGGCGGGCGGCTCGACCTCGATTCCGAGCCGGGCGAGGGGACGCGCATCCAGATGATCCTGCCGCGCACCGCGCCGCTGGAGCAGGCTGCCGAATAG
- a CDS encoding DMT family transporter, whose product MDNRQDTNIAVELALLLALAALWGGSYTFIKLGVATIPPITLIAARTAIAGLLLLVVMRARGVRMPTDGPTWQRFAFQAVLNSVIPWTLIAWGERHVDASLATILNSAGPIFTFLLTAVVTRHEATSPRKLFGVVAGMVGILLIVGVDAFYDIGSGLVAEAAIVAATICYACAAIFGRSFKGLDPMAPAAGSLLAGAAVLIPASLVFEQPWTLSPALSSVLALLALAVFSTAAAFAIYFRLIQTLGSVGTTAQAYLRVPIGVAISVAILGETLSQTAWIGLACVVLGVAAMTILGRTNAVAKPS is encoded by the coding sequence ATGGACAACCGGCAGGACACCAATATCGCCGTCGAGCTGGCGCTGCTGCTCGCGCTCGCGGCGCTGTGGGGCGGCTCCTACACCTTCATCAAGCTCGGCGTCGCCACCATTCCGCCGATCACGCTAATCGCCGCGCGCACGGCGATCGCCGGCCTGCTGCTGCTCGTCGTGATGCGGGCGCGTGGCGTCAGGATGCCAACGGATGGGCCGACCTGGCAGCGCTTCGCCTTCCAGGCGGTGCTCAACAGCGTGATCCCCTGGACCCTGATCGCCTGGGGCGAGCGCCATGTCGATGCATCCCTCGCCACCATCCTCAATTCGGCCGGACCCATCTTCACCTTCTTGCTGACCGCGGTCGTCACCCGCCACGAGGCGACGAGCCCGCGAAAACTGTTCGGCGTGGTCGCCGGCATGGTCGGCATCCTGCTCATCGTCGGCGTCGATGCGTTCTATGATATCGGCAGCGGCCTCGTCGCGGAGGCGGCCATCGTCGCCGCCACCATCTGCTACGCCTGCGCCGCGATTTTCGGGCGGAGCTTCAAAGGCCTCGATCCGATGGCGCCCGCCGCCGGCTCGCTGCTCGCCGGGGCTGCGGTCCTGATCCCGGCCTCGCTGGTGTTCGAGCAGCCCTGGACGCTGTCGCCCGCGCTGAGCTCCGTGCTGGCGCTGCTCGCGCTCGCGGTGTTCTCGACCGCGGCGGCGTTCGCGATCTATTTCCGCCTGATCCAGACGCTCGGCTCGGTCGGCACCACCGCCCAGGCCTATCTCCGCGTCCCGATCGGGGTCGCCATCAGCGTCGCCATTCTCGGTGAGACCCTGAGCCAGACCGCCTGGATTGGGCTCGCCTGCGTCGTCCTCGGCGTTGCCGCCATGACGATCCTCGGCCGGACCAATGCCGTCGCTAAACCATCATGA
- a CDS encoding NUDIX domain-containing protein: protein MPETSASRPASTILLLRNGAKEVEVFMMVRHHQIEFNSGALVFPGGSVDAGDQEIVKRSDLYSGGEGLSESDRGFRIAAIRETFEESGILLARSKDSGTPVDAKRAGEIADKHRVALNEHKISFLSILADNGLQLALDTLVPYAHWITPEGMPKRFDTWFFLAAAPPDQLGAHDGRESTDSIWVSPREAVAGGESGRFKLPFPTTRNLIRLAEQPTVKSALEHASSMSIVTVMPVMTKTESGRQLRIPREAGYDGEVFEVGAIG from the coding sequence ATGCCCGAGACATCAGCATCACGCCCGGCCTCGACCATCCTCCTGCTCCGTAATGGTGCGAAGGAGGTTGAGGTCTTCATGATGGTTCGCCATCATCAGATCGAGTTCAACTCGGGCGCGCTGGTGTTTCCGGGCGGCAGCGTCGATGCCGGCGATCAGGAGATCGTCAAGCGGTCCGACCTGTATTCGGGCGGCGAGGGCCTGAGTGAATCGGATCGCGGCTTTCGTATTGCTGCGATCCGCGAAACTTTTGAGGAGAGCGGCATTTTGCTGGCCCGGTCGAAGGATTCGGGCACGCCAGTCGATGCCAAGCGTGCCGGCGAGATCGCGGACAAGCATCGCGTCGCCCTCAACGAGCACAAGATCAGCTTCCTGAGCATCTTGGCCGACAATGGTCTCCAGCTCGCGCTTGATACGCTCGTGCCTTACGCGCACTGGATCACGCCGGAAGGCATGCCAAAACGCTTCGACACTTGGTTCTTTCTCGCCGCTGCGCCGCCGGACCAGCTCGGCGCTCATGATGGCCGGGAGTCCACCGACTCGATCTGGGTCTCTCCGCGCGAGGCGGTGGCGGGCGGCGAGAGCGGCCGCTTCAAGCTGCCGTTCCCGACCACGCGCAATCTGATCCGGCTTGCGGAGCAGCCGACGGTGAAGTCTGCGCTCGAGCATGCAAGCAGCATGTCGATCGTGACGGTGATGCCTGTCATGACCAAGACCGAGAGCGGTCGTCAGCTTCGCATCCCCCGTGAGGCCGGTTATGACGGCGAGGTGTTCGAAGTCGGCGCGATCGGCTAG
- a CDS encoding dihydrodipicolinate synthase family protein, producing MKLTADAKGTFAIAPTPFHDDGRIDERSIDRLTDFYEEVGCDGVTVLGILGEAPKLDAVEAEHVAVRFVKRAKTMQVIVGVSAPGFATMRSLARASMDAGAAGVMIAPPPSLRTDDQIVGYFKQAAEAIGPDVPWVLQDYPLTLSVVFTPAVIRKIVMDNSNCVMLKHEDWPGLEKISTLRGFQKDGSLRPLSILCGNGGTFLDFEMERGADGAMTGYAFPELLIDVVNLSKAGKRDAAHDLFDAHLPLIRYEQQPGAGLAVRKYVLQKRGIIASSAQRKPGATITAAAKAEVDYLLSRVAKVDKRANLGPQSSAAG from the coding sequence ATGAAACTCACCGCCGACGCCAAGGGCACCTTCGCAATCGCGCCGACACCGTTCCACGATGACGGCCGGATCGACGAGCGCTCGATCGACCGCCTGACCGATTTCTACGAGGAGGTCGGCTGCGACGGCGTCACGGTGCTCGGTATCCTCGGTGAGGCGCCGAAGCTCGACGCCGTCGAGGCCGAGCACGTCGCGGTACGCTTCGTCAAGCGCGCCAAGACAATGCAGGTGATCGTCGGCGTCTCCGCGCCGGGTTTTGCCACCATGCGCTCGCTGGCGAGGGCCTCGATGGACGCGGGCGCGGCCGGCGTCATGATTGCGCCGCCGCCGTCGCTGCGCACCGACGACCAGATCGTCGGCTATTTCAAGCAGGCGGCCGAGGCGATCGGCCCTGACGTGCCCTGGGTGCTCCAGGACTATCCGCTGACGCTGTCGGTGGTGTTCACGCCGGCCGTGATCCGCAAGATCGTCATGGACAATTCGAATTGCGTGATGCTCAAGCACGAGGACTGGCCGGGTCTCGAGAAGATCTCGACGCTGCGCGGTTTTCAGAAGGACGGCTCGCTGCGGCCGCTCTCGATCCTCTGCGGCAATGGCGGCACGTTCCTCGACTTCGAGATGGAGCGCGGCGCCGACGGTGCCATGACCGGCTACGCCTTCCCCGAGCTTCTGATCGACGTCGTGAACCTGTCCAAGGCCGGCAAGCGCGACGCTGCGCACGATCTGTTCGACGCGCATCTGCCGCTGATCCGCTACGAACAGCAACCGGGTGCGGGCCTTGCCGTGCGTAAATACGTGCTCCAGAAGCGCGGCATCATCGCCTCCAGCGCCCAGCGCAAGCCCGGCGCGACAATCACGGCGGCGGCGAAGGCCGAGGTCGATTATCTCCTGTCGCGCGTGGCGAAGGTCGACAAGCGCGCCAATCTCGGACCCCAATCGAGCGCCGCAGGCTAG
- a CDS encoding SDR family oxidoreductase gives MGLLDGKVALITGAGGGLGEAYAKLFAREGASVVVNDLGGPRDGSGADKSMAQLVVDAIKADGGKAVANGADISTMEGGQSVFDDAIKHFGRADILVNNAGILRDQTFAKATESDWDKVIKVHLKGTFCCTMPVFRWMRENGGGVIVNTSSTSGLIGNFGQTNYGAAKGGIWGLSNVLAIEGRKYNIRIWTLAPGALTRMTADLPRYKENPGAALGPDGIAPAVLYMVSDLSGDQTGKVLGVSGPRGVREMRMMEMEGWKPPHTGWNARDIADHAKEIFFSEEQIKMGARRF, from the coding sequence ATGGGACTACTCGACGGCAAGGTTGCGCTGATCACCGGCGCGGGTGGGGGGCTTGGTGAGGCCTACGCAAAACTGTTCGCACGGGAGGGGGCGTCCGTCGTCGTCAACGACCTTGGCGGCCCCCGTGACGGCTCGGGCGCCGACAAGTCGATGGCTCAGCTTGTGGTCGACGCGATCAAGGCCGACGGCGGCAAGGCGGTCGCCAACGGCGCAGACATCTCCACCATGGAGGGCGGCCAATCGGTGTTCGACGACGCCATCAAGCATTTCGGCCGCGCCGACATCCTGGTCAACAACGCGGGCATTCTGCGCGACCAGACCTTCGCAAAAGCCACCGAATCCGACTGGGACAAGGTCATCAAGGTGCATCTGAAGGGCACCTTTTGCTGCACCATGCCGGTGTTTCGCTGGATGCGGGAAAACGGCGGTGGCGTCATCGTCAACACCTCCTCGACCTCCGGCCTGATCGGCAATTTCGGCCAGACCAATTACGGTGCGGCCAAGGGCGGCATCTGGGGCCTGTCCAACGTGCTGGCGATCGAGGGTCGGAAGTACAACATCCGGATCTGGACGCTGGCCCCGGGCGCCCTGACCCGCATGACCGCAGACCTGCCCCGCTATAAGGAGAACCCCGGCGCGGCGCTGGGGCCGGACGGCATCGCGCCGGCCGTGCTATACATGGTCAGCGACTTGTCGGGCGACCAGACCGGCAAGGTGCTGGGCGTGTCCGGGCCCCGCGGCGTGCGCGAAATGCGGATGATGGAAATGGAAGGCTGGAAACCGCCGCACACGGGCTGGAACGCCCGGGACATCGCCGATCATGCCAAGGAGATCTTCTTCTCCGAGGAGCAGATCAAGATGGGCGCGCGGCGGTTTTGA
- a CDS encoding MaoC family dehydratase produces MSARYEELKGLKNIGQKYAYSDREVMLYACGIGLGADPMDENELAFVNEGTLTPRPLKVVPTFASVAAWGAGPGEMNLNRVMVVDGERDITFHQPLPVAAHITADSSVVEVFDKGKDKGVVISHQTVLKNEKGEKLATLVASRFARGDGGFGGPNLTQPDPHKIPSRSPDRSIDIVTRPDQALVYRLCGDRNPLHSDPEFARKAGFPRPILHGMCTYGITCRGVLQTYADYDASAFRQHVARFSSPVYPGETVTMDLWKDGNVISFEARVKSRGVTVIKNGKTVLG; encoded by the coding sequence ATGTCCGCCAGATACGAAGAACTCAAAGGCCTGAAAAACATCGGCCAGAAATACGCCTACAGCGATCGCGAGGTGATGCTCTACGCCTGTGGCATCGGTCTCGGCGCTGATCCCATGGACGAGAACGAGCTCGCTTTCGTCAACGAGGGCACGCTGACGCCGCGGCCGCTCAAGGTGGTGCCGACCTTTGCCTCCGTCGCCGCGTGGGGCGCGGGCCCCGGCGAGATGAACCTCAACCGCGTCATGGTGGTCGATGGCGAGCGCGACATCACCTTCCACCAACCGCTGCCGGTCGCGGCCCACATCACCGCCGATTCCTCCGTGGTCGAGGTCTTCGACAAGGGCAAGGACAAGGGCGTCGTCATCAGCCACCAGACCGTGCTCAAGAACGAGAAAGGCGAAAAGCTTGCAACTCTCGTCGCCTCGCGCTTCGCCCGCGGCGATGGCGGTTTCGGCGGGCCGAACCTGACGCAGCCCGATCCGCACAAGATCCCGTCGCGTTCGCCCGACCGGTCCATCGACATCGTCACGCGTCCCGACCAGGCGTTGGTGTACCGTCTCTGTGGCGATCGCAACCCGCTGCACTCTGATCCCGAGTTCGCCAGGAAGGCGGGCTTCCCGCGCCCGATCCTGCACGGCATGTGTACCTACGGCATCACCTGCCGCGGCGTGCTCCAGACCTATGCCGACTACGATGCAAGCGCGTTCCGCCAGCACGTCGCGCGGTTCTCTTCGCCGGTCTATCCCGGCGAGACCGTGACCATGGACCTCTGGAAGGACGGCAACGTGATCTCGTTCGAAGCGAGGGTGAAGTCGCGCGGCGTCACCGTGATCAAGAACGGCAAGACGGTGCTGGGTTAG
- a CDS encoding Zn-ribbon domain-containing OB-fold protein, which translates to MSEAKKYPAPVTNPETAAFWDAAKQGKFMIKRCAACGEAHYFPRSICPFCYSDKTVWEESSGEGTIYTYSLMRKSPTGPYAIGYVTLKEGPSLQTNFVDCDLTTLKIGQKVKVVFKPTDGAPLPFFTPA; encoded by the coding sequence ATGAGCGAAGCCAAGAAATATCCGGCTCCCGTAACGAACCCCGAGACCGCCGCGTTCTGGGACGCGGCCAAGCAGGGCAAGTTCATGATCAAGCGCTGCGCCGCCTGCGGCGAGGCGCATTACTTCCCGCGCTCGATCTGCCCGTTCTGCTATTCCGACAAGACGGTGTGGGAGGAATCTTCGGGCGAGGGCACGATCTACACTTATAGCCTGATGCGGAAATCGCCGACCGGTCCTTACGCGATCGGCTATGTCACGCTGAAGGAGGGGCCTTCGCTGCAGACCAATTTCGTCGACTGCGATCTGACGACGCTGAAGATCGGCCAGAAGGTGAAGGTGGTGTTCAAGCCGACCGACGGCGCACCGCTGCCGTTCTTCACGCCGGCCTGA
- a CDS encoding thiolase domain-containing protein has product MTIKGKAYIAGIYEHPTRHAPDKSTAQLHAEVAKGAIEDAGLSKDDVDGYFCAGDAPGGAWPMVDYLGLNTRKLRHVDSTETGGCSYIIHLGHAAEAIAAGKCSIALITLAGKPRTGAMPPRAAGAEVDFESAYGATTHNAYGMCAMRHMHDYGTTSEQLAWIKVAASHHAQYNPHAMLKDVVTVEDVLNSPMISDPLHRMDCCVVSDGGGALIVTTPEIARSLKKPLVKLIGHGEAMKGPRGGKDLDLTYSAGIWSGPRAFEEAGITPQDIKYASIYDSFTITVLMQLEDLGFCRKGEGGKFVADGNLISGVGKLPFNTDGGGLCSNHPVNRGGMTKILEAVRQLRGEAHPKVQVKNCDLAIAHGTGGLLGVRHAASTAILERV; this is encoded by the coding sequence TTGACCATCAAGGGCAAAGCCTACATTGCCGGGATCTACGAGCACCCGACCCGGCATGCGCCGGATAAATCCACCGCCCAGCTCCACGCCGAGGTCGCCAAGGGCGCGATCGAGGATGCCGGGCTCTCCAAGGACGATGTCGACGGCTATTTCTGCGCGGGCGACGCGCCCGGCGGCGCCTGGCCGATGGTCGATTATCTCGGCCTGAACACCAGAAAGCTCCGTCACGTCGATTCCACCGAGACCGGCGGCTGTTCCTACATCATCCATCTCGGCCATGCCGCCGAAGCGATCGCGGCGGGCAAGTGCTCGATCGCGCTGATCACGCTCGCCGGCAAGCCGCGCACAGGCGCAATGCCGCCGCGCGCGGCCGGCGCGGAAGTCGATTTCGAGTCCGCTTATGGCGCGACCACGCACAATGCCTATGGCATGTGTGCCATGCGCCACATGCACGACTATGGCACCACCAGCGAGCAGCTCGCCTGGATCAAGGTCGCAGCCTCCCATCACGCGCAATACAATCCGCATGCGATGCTGAAGGACGTCGTCACCGTCGAGGACGTGCTGAACTCGCCGATGATCTCCGATCCCCTGCATCGTATGGATTGCTGCGTCGTCTCCGACGGCGGCGGCGCGCTGATCGTGACGACGCCGGAGATCGCCAGGAGCCTGAAGAAGCCGCTGGTCAAGCTGATCGGCCATGGCGAGGCGATGAAGGGCCCGCGCGGCGGCAAGGATCTCGACCTTACGTATTCCGCCGGCATCTGGTCCGGCCCGCGCGCGTTCGAGGAAGCCGGCATCACGCCGCAGGACATCAAATACGCTTCGATCTATGACAGCTTCACCATCACCGTCTTGATGCAGCTCGAAGACCTCGGCTTCTGTAGGAAGGGCGAGGGCGGCAAGTTCGTCGCCGACGGCAATTTGATCTCGGGCGTCGGCAAGCTGCCGTTCAACACCGATGGCGGCGGCCTGTGCAGCAACCATCCCGTCAACCGTGGCGGCATGACCAAGATCCTCGAAGCCGTCAGGCAGTTGCGCGGTGAGGCGCATCCGAAGGTGCAGGTGAAAAACTGCGATCTCGCCATCGCCCACGGCACCGGCGGATTGTTGGGCGTTCGCCATGCCGCCTCGACCGCCATTCTGGAGCGCGTGTGA